The Halorhodospira halophila SL1 genomic sequence TCGTACCTGCTGAACCGACCTAACTTCCGGCGCTCGTGCCACTACCCCATCCGCTCTCTGGGAAGTCCTGATACCGCTTCCTTCTTCGGCTATTACGATCATAGTCCGGCGTCACCGGATGACCATCGCCTGCTTTGGCACGAGACCAACGCTGATACCGCCCGTCCCCCCGAGTGTGCCTCCTCTATCGACATCGTGCTGGCGGACCCGAACGGAACCCCCTTAGGCCGCTGGCCAACCCGCGCGTTCAACTGGCAGCAAGGGGCGCGGCTGCAGTGGCTCGATACGCACACCTTTCTCTACAACGACTTTGACAGCAACGAGCAACGCTATGTCGCGCGGCTGCGTGACAGTGAGGGAAGCTGGCTCCGTGACCTCTCCCACGCCGTCTACGACGCTTCCGCCCAATCGGGGCTTGCGGTTTCCATCAACTTCGAGCGGCTCGCGCAGCTGCGGCCCGATTACGGCTACTTCGCTCGCGCGGTTGGTGCGGCGCCACCAATGCCCTCGGATCACGAGGACGGCCTGTGGGTTGTCCCCGTCGACGGCAGCGCCCCAAGCCTTGCTGTCTCATTAGCTACGCTTTCGGATAAGTCCGGCCGTAAGGGCGATCAGCGTAAGGTCAACCATCCAATGCTGGACCCTACGGGCAAGCACTGCGTGTTTCTCTATCGCGTCTTCGAACAGGGGCGGCGGCACGACAGCCTGTGGCTTTTGGATCTTACAACCGGCTCGCTAGACCAGCTCTTAGATACTGGCATGGTAAGCCACCTTGCCTGGTACGACACGGACTGGCTCATCGGGTACTTGCGGGGCCAGGACGGGAAAGACGGTTACTACTGGTTGGACCGATCCGGCCACCTGCAACCTCTTGCGGAGCGTAAACTAGACGAGCACGGCGATGGCCACCCCTCCGTGCACGGTCGTTGGGTTGTCACCGACACCTACCCGGATAAGGGCCGTCTACAGCACCTACGCCTCTTGGACCTCGAAACCGGTCGCGTCGAGCACGTTGGCAGCTTTTTCCACGGCTTCCGGTACGCTGGACCTCAGCGGTGCGATCTGCACCCTCGCTTTGCGCCCGATGGTCAAGCGATTTTCTTCGACTCGGTCCACGAAGGCCTCCGGCGCCTTTACTGCGTCGATGTGAGAAGCACTTGCCCCGAAAACCTGACAGAGGAATACGCTTGACATCCCGTACCTGATGTGTACGTCGCTACCCGGTTGAGATTTTATCGCATGCCTGCGCGAGCACGAAAACATTGCTAAAATGATGCGCCCCCATTTAGCAAATTGATTGGCGATTTCAATCTGCGCGCCATGGACTTCTACGCCCTATGCAAACAGACGTTTCTATATTACTCGCCACTTATTCCGGCGACTCCCCAGAACTTTTACATAAGAGCCTCGAAAGCCTTGAGCACCAGACCTTGCCGCCTGACGAGGTCATATTAGTTGAATCAGGCGCCCTGACACAAGCGCAGAGAGAGGTCATCGAAGAAAAACAGAAACAACTTCCACTTCGCCGAGTCCTGAAAGAAAAAAACGAGGGGCTGGGCGCTGCTTTAGCCGAAGGCCTCAAGCATGCGCGCTGTGAATGGGTTGCAAGAATTGACGCTGACGATATTGCCTTCACGGACCGACTGGAACGCCAAAACCAACACCTGATTAAAAACCCAGGCATTGACATTCTCGGAGGAGGCGCTGTAGAAATTGATTACGATGGAAATATTGGAAAAACCAGGGTCATGCCAACAAAGCATGACAAGATTTCTAAAACAATCTGGGCCTGCCCAGTCATTCACCCTAGCGTTACTTTTCGCCGGAGAAGAATTTTAGAGGTAGGCAACTACAACCCAAGCTTACCCAGAGGCCAAGACTACGAGCTCTGGTTCCGTGCTTTGCACAACGGGCTAAGATTTGAAAACCTTCCCGACCCCGTCGTCTACTACCGATTTTCCCAAGACAATATTCGGCGCCAGCCTCCCCGTGAGTGTTTTGTCCAGGGGCAAATTGGTTGGCGTGGCTGCCGCATGCTGGGTTTACCCTTATGGCAGCATTTGGCGGTTTGGTATCCCTTTGCTCGAAGCCTTCTTCCCCTGCCTTTGGCGGAAGCAGCATATCGTTTTTCACAGAGGATTGATCCACGGCTCGCACGTTGAACACCAGATCACACAGAAAAGGAGTAAACACACGTCGAGCTCACAACTCGCGCTTCTGATAGATTACCGTAGCCACCGTGACCATTGCGGAACACCTCGTAACAGACCGGTTCCGATGAGTGAGTCGGCTACGGTTGGGGAGTGTGTTGCAGCCACGCCCACAACCACAGCACTGCACTCGCCAACCCTTCCCAGGGCGTCGGAATGTTTCAACCCCGATCCGACAGTGAGTGCACGTTTTCTTGATGAATGTCGCTCTTCGTCCTCGGGGTCGATAGCTCCTCTGCGCTGGCCGTCAGGAAGGCTTCGGCGCTCTGGGCCACGCCGTCCTCGGGGTTAATGGCGACCTCCTGTGGAGGCGTGCGCGCGATCGGACGTCCCTTGGGATACCGGTGAGGGTGCTCGGCGAAGTAGGCGTCGAGGGCGGCCTGGCGCTGTGCGCGGACGGCCTCGACGCGGCCCTCGAAGACCTCGGCCGGGGTGTAGTAGGCGAGACCCTCATGCGGGCGGTGCTTGTAGCTTTCCATGAACGCGCTCATCCACTCGCGAGCGTGGTCGATGCCCTGGAACCGGCCGGGATACCCCGGGCTGTACTTGATCGTCTTGAAATGCGCCTCACTGAAGGGGTTGTCGTTGCTCA encodes the following:
- a CDS encoding TolB family protein, whose product is MTKFNTLERRVARLLTGAPRTKSVAKAAWQRWSYLLNRPNFRRSCHYPIRSLGSPDTASFFGYYDHSPASPDDHRLLWHETNADTARPPECASSIDIVLADPNGTPLGRWPTRAFNWQQGARLQWLDTHTFLYNDFDSNEQRYVARLRDSEGSWLRDLSHAVYDASAQSGLAVSINFERLAQLRPDYGYFARAVGAAPPMPSDHEDGLWVVPVDGSAPSLAVSLATLSDKSGRKGDQRKVNHPMLDPTGKHCVFLYRVFEQGRRHDSLWLLDLTTGSLDQLLDTGMVSHLAWYDTDWLIGYLRGQDGKDGYYWLDRSGHLQPLAERKLDEHGDGHPSVHGRWVVTDTYPDKGRLQHLRLLDLETGRVEHVGSFFHGFRYAGPQRCDLHPRFAPDGQAIFFDSVHEGLRRLYCVDVRSTCPENLTEEYA
- a CDS encoding glycosyltransferase, encoding MQTDVSILLATYSGDSPELLHKSLESLEHQTLPPDEVILVESGALTQAQREVIEEKQKQLPLRRVLKEKNEGLGAALAEGLKHARCEWVARIDADDIAFTDRLERQNQHLIKNPGIDILGGGAVEIDYDGNIGKTRVMPTKHDKISKTIWACPVIHPSVTFRRRRILEVGNYNPSLPRGQDYELWFRALHNGLRFENLPDPVVYYRFSQDNIRRQPPRECFVQGQIGWRGCRMLGLPLWQHLAVWYPFARSLLPLPLAEAAYRFSQRIDPRLAR
- a CDS encoding integrase core domain-containing protein, which gives rise to MIAQSYREFLDSHGVRRSYSRPRVSNDNPFSEAHFKTIKYSPGYPGRFQGIDHAREWMSAFMESYKHRPHEGLAYYTPAEVFEGRVEAVRAQRQAALDAYFAEHPHRYPKGRPIARTPPQEVAINPEDGVAQSAEAFLTASAEELSTPRTKSDIHQENVHSLSDRG